Proteins co-encoded in one Synechococcus elongatus PCC 6301 genomic window:
- the kdpA gene encoding potassium-transporting ATPase subunit KdpA — protein MMLRLLEVGLTLLPVILMTPLLGNYLWRVFSDQSSLLDRLCTPWEQRLFRWITVDSSQSMPTGQYLRSLLWVNAVTAVLSWGLLSLQAWLPLNPSQRSPLRWDLALHTIISFVTNTDQQHYSGELSLSNASQIGVIGFLMFTSAATGLAVGIAFVRGLAGQGLGNFYRDWTLSLTRVLIPLSFSFAVILLALGVPETLDGVAIAQTLDGSTQAIARGPIAHLEAIKLLGENGGGFLAANSAHPYENPSALSNWLEAIAMLAIPAALLDTYGRFLGNRRQAWLLLALATALLLALVSLTASSEAAGNPLLQTWLQGPNLEGKEVRFGWLQSSFWSVITTSTMTGAVNADLDSLMPLSDLALLFALFLQVIFGGQGLGAAYLIIFVLLSIFVTGLMVGRTPEFQGRKIEKPQVVLASLILLIHPLFVLIPGAIALSQPDIVQGLSQAGPHGVSQAIYEYASASANNGSGLEGIADDTLWWNLSTSVSLLGGRFIPIAALLALAAGFGQKPQLPPTAGSLRSDTPLFTGVTAIVVVILGALTFFPVLALGPIAEALQVYR, from the coding sequence CTGATGCTGCGTTTGTTAGAAGTTGGACTCACCCTCTTGCCGGTGATTCTGATGACGCCCCTGTTGGGGAATTATCTGTGGCGCGTTTTTAGTGATCAATCTAGTCTGCTCGATCGCCTCTGCACTCCCTGGGAGCAACGTCTCTTTCGCTGGATCACCGTTGACTCCAGTCAGTCGATGCCCACCGGTCAGTATCTGCGATCGCTCCTCTGGGTTAATGCCGTTACCGCAGTTCTCAGTTGGGGGTTACTCTCACTCCAGGCTTGGCTACCACTCAACCCCAGTCAGCGATCGCCTCTGCGCTGGGATTTGGCCCTGCACACGATCATTTCCTTCGTCACCAACACCGACCAGCAGCACTACAGCGGTGAGCTCAGCCTCAGCAATGCCAGCCAGATCGGGGTGATCGGCTTTTTGATGTTTACCTCAGCAGCTACGGGGCTGGCAGTAGGTATCGCTTTTGTCCGCGGCCTCGCCGGTCAGGGGCTGGGGAACTTTTATCGCGACTGGACCCTCAGCCTGACGCGAGTGCTGATCCCACTCTCCTTCAGCTTTGCCGTGATCTTGCTGGCGCTGGGGGTGCCTGAAACCCTCGATGGGGTGGCGATCGCTCAGACCTTGGATGGCTCGACTCAGGCAATCGCTCGGGGCCCGATCGCCCACCTTGAGGCAATCAAACTCTTGGGGGAAAACGGCGGCGGATTTCTGGCAGCCAATTCGGCCCATCCCTACGAAAACCCCAGCGCCCTCAGCAACTGGCTCGAAGCGATCGCCATGCTGGCCATTCCCGCAGCGCTACTCGACACCTATGGTCGCTTCCTAGGCAATCGACGACAGGCCTGGCTGCTGTTGGCCTTGGCAACCGCACTGTTGCTGGCCCTCGTCAGCCTCACTGCCAGCAGTGAAGCCGCCGGTAATCCTCTGCTACAAACTTGGCTGCAAGGCCCCAACTTGGAAGGGAAGGAAGTGCGGTTTGGCTGGCTGCAATCGTCCTTCTGGTCTGTGATCACCACCAGCACCATGACCGGCGCAGTCAACGCCGATCTCGATTCGCTGATGCCTTTGAGTGACCTCGCCCTGCTTTTTGCCCTATTTCTGCAGGTCATCTTTGGCGGGCAGGGACTGGGCGCCGCCTACCTCATCATCTTTGTGCTGCTCAGCATTTTCGTGACGGGGCTGATGGTCGGTCGCACGCCGGAATTCCAGGGCCGCAAAATCGAGAAGCCTCAAGTCGTTCTCGCCAGCCTGATCCTGCTGATCCATCCGCTCTTCGTCCTAATTCCAGGCGCGATCGCCCTCTCCCAACCCGATATTGTTCAGGGGCTGAGCCAAGCCGGTCCCCACGGGGTCAGCCAAGCCATCTACGAATACGCCTCCGCCAGTGCCAACAACGGTTCTGGGCTAGAAGGGATCGCCGACGACACACTCTGGTGGAACCTCAGTACCAGTGTGAGTCTGCTCGGAGGTCGCTTTATTCCGATCGCAGCACTCTTGGCCTTGGCGGCTGGCTTTGGTCAAAAGCCCCAACTCCCCCCGACGGCCGGCAGCCTGCGCAGCGATACGCCCCTGTTTACTGGCGTCACCGCGATTGTGGTCGTCATTCTGGGGGCTTTGACCTTTTTCCCCGTGCTGGCGCTGGGGCCGATCGCCGAAGCTCTGCAGGTCTATCGCTAA
- the murD gene encoding UDP-N-acetylmuramoyl-L-alanine--D-glutamate ligase, whose product MQHAHVIGLGKSGCAAALLLRQQGWQVELSDRNAVAAPPELVSQGVQFRLGESLDPVAWGWQTPEQRPNCIVVSPGVPWDLPGLRQAAEELQIETLGELELAWRTLSDIPWVAVTGTNGKTTTTALIAAIFERAGLQAPACGNIGFAACEVARQQQQGEAKPLDWVIAEASSYQIEAAATLAATIGLWTTFTPDHLNRHYTLENYFTIKASLLDRAQQQVLNGDDPYLRNQANATSRWPLAFWTSTQGAEALPTSRDRGFWIEEGWVIDRGDRLFPVERFSMVGNHNQQNLLMAVAAARLAGIEAEAIAEAMANFPGIAHRLERVATWQGIELINDSKATNYDAAWVGLQAVPGPTILIAGGEAKQGDDQAWLDLIQAKARAVLLIGSAAPLFARRLAEVGYSSPVENAETLDRAVPRAVELAQSLDASHVLLSPACASFDQYPNFEARGDHFRRCAQAIAKG is encoded by the coding sequence ATGCAGCATGCCCATGTGATCGGTCTCGGGAAGTCGGGTTGTGCGGCGGCATTGCTGCTGCGGCAGCAGGGCTGGCAAGTAGAACTGAGCGATCGCAACGCCGTAGCTGCTCCCCCTGAGCTCGTGAGTCAGGGCGTGCAATTCCGCCTAGGTGAAAGCCTTGACCCGGTCGCTTGGGGCTGGCAAACGCCCGAACAACGCCCCAACTGCATCGTTGTCAGCCCCGGAGTCCCCTGGGATCTGCCCGGTCTACGGCAAGCGGCTGAGGAACTGCAAATTGAAACCCTCGGCGAACTGGAGCTGGCTTGGCGGACGCTCTCCGACATTCCCTGGGTGGCAGTGACCGGCACCAACGGCAAGACAACAACCACGGCTCTCATTGCGGCGATTTTTGAGCGGGCAGGCTTACAAGCTCCCGCCTGCGGCAATATTGGCTTCGCTGCTTGTGAAGTTGCCCGCCAACAGCAACAGGGCGAGGCCAAGCCGCTGGACTGGGTGATTGCAGAAGCCAGCAGTTATCAAATTGAGGCGGCGGCGACTCTGGCGGCAACGATCGGCCTGTGGACAACCTTTACGCCCGATCACCTCAACCGTCACTACACCCTCGAAAACTACTTCACGATCAAGGCCAGTTTGCTCGATCGCGCTCAGCAACAGGTGTTGAATGGCGATGATCCCTATTTGCGAAATCAAGCCAATGCCACCAGCCGCTGGCCGCTAGCATTTTGGACCAGCACCCAAGGTGCAGAGGCACTACCGACGAGTCGCGATCGTGGTTTTTGGATCGAAGAAGGCTGGGTGATCGATCGCGGTGATCGCCTCTTCCCTGTCGAACGCTTCAGCATGGTCGGCAATCATAACCAACAAAACTTGCTGATGGCAGTCGCCGCCGCTCGACTAGCGGGGATTGAGGCTGAGGCGATCGCTGAAGCTATGGCCAACTTTCCGGGGATTGCGCATCGCCTGGAACGCGTGGCGACTTGGCAGGGAATTGAGCTGATCAACGACAGTAAAGCCACGAACTACGATGCGGCTTGGGTGGGGCTGCAGGCTGTGCCAGGCCCAACAATTTTGATTGCGGGTGGCGAAGCGAAGCAGGGCGACGATCAAGCGTGGCTGGACTTAATTCAAGCTAAGGCCAGAGCCGTGCTACTGATTGGTTCGGCGGCACCACTGTTTGCGCGGCGACTCGCAGAAGTCGGCTACAGCAGTCCAGTGGAAAATGCAGAAACTCTCGATCGCGCGGTGCCCCGAGCGGTAGAACTGGCTCAGTCCCTAGATGCATCGCACGTCTTGCTGTCACCGGCCTGCGCCAGCTTTGATCAGTACCCGAATTTTGAAGCACGAGGCGATCACTTCCGGCGCTGTGCGCAAGCGATCGCCAAAGGCTAA
- a CDS encoding neutral zinc metallopeptidase, giving the protein MLGRKLIALGGLIWVLGSALPAIAEWTPAAKSTVESKLVLLWRSVFRKLDREFKVPAFVDASGNWVTQKEARRYSPCGDVFLAHYCVRDGNIYFNESELSGIALELGDSAAFLALIHEYGHAIQHRLGLLRADRPLKEIELEADCFAGVQMAYLNDLDLLEPNDLDEVVSAYGLYGDYDITSSSHHGTPEERIQWFFKGFQKGMAACLLPAKQPQKPPEKTASHSNCSSRVTVL; this is encoded by the coding sequence ATGTTGGGGAGAAAGCTGATTGCCCTTGGCGGCCTGATCTGGGTCCTAGGATCAGCCCTGCCGGCGATCGCGGAATGGACGCCAGCTGCCAAGAGCACGGTAGAAAGCAAGCTTGTTCTGCTCTGGCGATCGGTCTTCCGCAAGCTCGATCGCGAGTTCAAAGTTCCTGCTTTTGTGGACGCCAGCGGCAACTGGGTTACCCAAAAAGAAGCACGCCGCTATTCCCCCTGCGGGGATGTTTTTTTGGCGCATTACTGCGTGCGGGATGGCAACATCTACTTCAATGAAAGCGAGCTGAGTGGCATCGCCCTAGAGCTGGGTGACAGTGCGGCCTTTTTGGCCTTGATTCACGAGTATGGCCACGCCATTCAACACCGGTTGGGCTTGCTCAGAGCCGATCGCCCGCTCAAAGAAATTGAGCTGGAAGCCGACTGCTTTGCGGGCGTGCAGATGGCCTACCTCAACGACCTCGATCTATTGGAGCCCAATGATCTCGATGAAGTTGTGAGCGCCTACGGACTCTACGGCGACTACGACATCACCTCCAGCAGCCACCACGGTACGCCTGAGGAACGAATCCAGTGGTTTTTCAAGGGCTTTCAAAAAGGCATGGCCGCTTGTCTTCTGCCAGCCAAACAACCGCAGAAGCCCCCCGAAAAAACCGCCAGCCACAGCAATTGCAGTTCTCGGGTCACGGTTTTGTAG
- a CDS encoding Gfo/Idh/MocA family protein, translating to MRHFDASQPLRVAVLGTGFGSKVHIPALQHHSETTVQAVYHRQPDRAAAIAVQFGIPNAYSDLDQLLADPAIEAVTIASPPFLHYPMAWAALSAGKSVLLEKPTTLNVEEARALWKLASSQGLTVTLDFEYRFVPAWQYVAELLAEGVIGQPWLVKLDWLMSSRADASRPWNWYALRSQGGGALGALGSHSFDYLAWLFGPARRLQARLFTAIQERPDATTGELKPVDSDDTDLIQLELAEGVPCQISLSSVFRQGRGHWLEVYGDRGTLILGSSNQKDYVHGFQVWFASAGQALQELTVPQRLAFRQEFADGRLAPFLRVVDHWLADLRHGQMTAPSLKEGLYSQLLIDLCWQSQRSGEWQTVPELNRFL from the coding sequence ATGCGCCACTTTGATGCCAGTCAGCCGCTGCGAGTTGCGGTGCTGGGGACGGGGTTTGGCTCAAAAGTTCATATTCCCGCCCTACAGCACCATTCCGAGACGACGGTGCAAGCGGTCTACCATCGTCAGCCCGATCGCGCTGCGGCGATCGCGGTGCAATTCGGCATTCCCAATGCCTACAGCGATCTCGATCAGCTTCTTGCTGATCCCGCGATCGAAGCCGTTACGATCGCCAGTCCGCCCTTTCTGCACTACCCCATGGCTTGGGCGGCTCTCTCGGCGGGCAAATCGGTGCTGCTGGAAAAACCGACAACCCTCAATGTTGAGGAAGCGCGGGCGCTGTGGAAGCTAGCGAGTAGTCAGGGCTTAACTGTCACCCTCGACTTTGAATATCGCTTCGTCCCAGCTTGGCAGTACGTCGCTGAGTTGCTGGCTGAAGGCGTGATCGGGCAGCCATGGCTAGTCAAACTCGATTGGTTGATGTCGAGTCGTGCCGATGCCAGTCGCCCTTGGAATTGGTACGCCCTGCGATCGCAGGGGGGTGGCGCACTGGGTGCCTTGGGTAGTCATAGTTTTGACTATTTGGCTTGGCTGTTTGGCCCGGCCCGGCGACTGCAAGCTCGCTTGTTTACCGCCATTCAAGAACGTCCTGATGCGACCACAGGTGAACTGAAGCCCGTCGACTCCGATGACACCGATCTGATTCAACTGGAATTGGCGGAGGGTGTGCCCTGTCAGATCAGCCTTAGCTCTGTCTTTCGTCAAGGGCGCGGGCACTGGCTGGAGGTCTATGGCGATCGCGGCACGCTGATTCTCGGCAGCAGCAATCAAAAGGACTACGTCCACGGCTTTCAGGTCTGGTTCGCATCAGCAGGCCAAGCCCTTCAGGAGCTAACCGTTCCTCAGCGCTTGGCATTCCGTCAGGAGTTTGCCGATGGTCGTTTGGCCCCCTTCCTGCGGGTCGTCGATCACTGGCTTGCCGATCTGCGCCACGGTCAGATGACGGCGCCGAGTCTCAAGGAAGGCCTGTACTCGCAGTTGCTGATTGATCTCTGCTGGCAGTCACAGCGCAGCGGTGAATGGCAAACCGTTCCTGAACTGAATCGCTTTCTCTAG
- the cysS gene encoding cysteine--tRNA ligase, producing MTLSLYNTLTRQKQRFEPLQAGSVSLYCCGVTVYDYCHLGHARSYIVWDTLRRYLLWLGYRVRYVQNFTDIDDKILRRSRQEGTTMQAIADRYTQAYFEDMARLNILEADDYPRATHTLDGIQRLIAELEDKGFAYAADGDVYFSVRRFQDYGKLSGRKLEDLKAGASGRVESAEESLKHDPFDFALWKAAKPEEPAWDSPWGPGRPGWHIECSAMVRDRLGDSIDIHVGGADLVFPHHENEIAQSEAVTGHPLARYWLHNGMVNVGGEKMSKSLGNFTTIRQLLDEGGISPMVLRLFVLQANYRKPIDFTDEALQACQNGWETLQEGLHFGEHWGDRLGWTESVTVDPDLSDRFRMAMDDDLNTPAALAVLFELAKELRRQQNLLIHEGHLDGDAQQLHQHWVTLVQLAGVLGLEAEPELAETNELDEAAIEDWIAKRHAARQAKDFAEADRIRHYLADLGITLIDQAGGITRWSRT from the coding sequence ATGACCCTCAGCCTTTACAACACGCTCACCCGCCAGAAGCAACGCTTCGAACCGCTGCAAGCCGGCAGTGTGAGTCTCTATTGCTGTGGCGTCACGGTTTACGACTACTGCCATTTAGGCCATGCCCGTTCTTACATTGTCTGGGATACGCTCCGGCGCTATCTGCTCTGGCTGGGCTATCGGGTTCGCTATGTCCAAAATTTCACGGACATTGACGACAAGATCCTGCGGCGATCGCGACAAGAAGGCACGACTATGCAAGCGATCGCCGATCGCTACACGCAGGCTTATTTTGAGGACATGGCGCGGCTCAACATTCTGGAAGCCGACGACTATCCCCGCGCCACCCACACGCTCGATGGCATTCAACGGCTGATTGCGGAATTGGAAGACAAAGGCTTTGCCTACGCCGCTGATGGCGATGTCTACTTTTCGGTACGCCGCTTTCAGGACTACGGCAAGCTCTCGGGTCGCAAGCTGGAGGATCTCAAAGCAGGGGCCAGCGGACGGGTAGAGTCCGCGGAAGAATCGCTGAAACACGATCCCTTTGACTTTGCCCTCTGGAAAGCGGCCAAACCCGAGGAACCAGCGTGGGATTCACCTTGGGGGCCGGGTCGTCCGGGCTGGCATATTGAATGCTCGGCCATGGTGCGCGATCGCCTTGGGGACAGCATTGATATCCACGTCGGCGGTGCTGATCTCGTGTTTCCGCACCATGAAAACGAGATAGCCCAATCGGAAGCCGTCACCGGCCACCCCCTCGCCCGCTACTGGCTTCACAACGGCATGGTCAATGTTGGCGGCGAAAAAATGTCCAAGTCGCTGGGCAACTTCACCACGATCCGCCAGCTGCTGGATGAAGGCGGTATTTCACCGATGGTGTTACGGCTGTTCGTACTGCAGGCAAACTATCGCAAGCCGATCGATTTCACCGACGAAGCTTTGCAAGCCTGCCAAAACGGCTGGGAGACGCTGCAAGAAGGTCTGCATTTTGGCGAGCACTGGGGCGATCGCCTCGGTTGGACAGAATCCGTCACGGTTGATCCGGACCTGAGCGATCGCTTCCGCATGGCGATGGATGATGACCTCAATACGCCTGCTGCCCTCGCTGTCCTGTTCGAGCTGGCCAAGGAATTGCGCCGCCAGCAAAACCTCCTGATCCACGAAGGTCACTTGGACGGGGATGCCCAGCAACTCCATCAGCATTGGGTGACCTTAGTACAGCTCGCCGGTGTGCTGGGCCTAGAAGCTGAGCCCGAGCTGGCTGAAACCAACGAACTCGATGAAGCCGCGATCGAAGACTGGATTGCCAAGCGTCATGCAGCTCGTCAAGCCAAAGATTTTGCGGAAGCGGATCGGATTCGCCACTATCTCGCGGATTTGGGTATCACCTTGATCGATCAGGCCGGTGGCATCACTCGTTGGTCGCGAACTTAG
- a CDS encoding COP23 domain-containing protein, producing MIKATALSLAVTAVALTAIAPTAQAESNRYGFTCKQVNGANYVTVLEPRPDLLSGDVQAYNVSIPAYQPGENSTPVIAWSQNLDSAYPGGSYQASSRCLSVSARLTNLGLAMRVQDYAGMQAIAEMARPGLVNSAGVVAAGPINVRSVLFTLTPENVPNTSTIQFRNALTGVGGPDLPEALMPPIQE from the coding sequence ATGATCAAAGCCACCGCTTTGTCGCTCGCGGTTACAGCAGTCGCCCTGACGGCGATCGCCCCAACAGCACAAGCCGAAAGTAACCGCTATGGCTTTACTTGCAAACAAGTCAACGGTGCCAACTATGTCACTGTTTTAGAGCCACGACCTGATTTACTCTCCGGCGACGTTCAGGCCTACAACGTCTCCATTCCGGCTTACCAACCCGGTGAGAACTCCACACCTGTGATTGCCTGGAGCCAAAATCTTGACTCTGCCTATCCCGGTGGTTCCTATCAAGCCTCTTCTCGATGTTTGAGCGTGAGTGCCCGCCTCACGAACCTCGGTCTGGCAATGCGAGTTCAGGACTACGCAGGGATGCAAGCGATTGCAGAAATGGCTCGACCGGGCTTAGTCAACAGTGCTGGCGTTGTTGCCGCTGGGCCAATCAATGTTCGGAGTGTTCTGTTTACCCTGACGCCAGAAAATGTGCCCAACACGTCAACCATTCAATTCCGCAATGCGTTGACCGGCGTGGGGGGGCCTGATCTACCAGAAGCGCTGATGCCGCCCATTCAGGAATAG
- a CDS encoding ion transporter — translation MVVLDNWRSQLYQMVIETRSPQGRAFNLLIYLCTIASVLTVVLGSVQSWRQAYGEVFNGLEWGFTIIFSLDYCLRLLAATKVRRYALSFFGLVDLITILPTYFSALLPGFNSLLILRSLQLLRIFRVLKLFRFAEEANQLWRSLRSSVRRITVFLCGVFILQLIIASLIFSIEGSDNGFDSIPKTLYWTIVTMTTVGYGDLTPQTPLGRLLASGIMLLGYGIIAVPSGFVAYDLAQLETQKQPSCSQCGTAIACPDARFCHQCGQDLSASTPPQPEA, via the coding sequence ATGGTCGTGTTGGATAACTGGCGATCGCAGCTCTACCAGATGGTTATCGAAACGCGATCGCCTCAAGGTCGAGCTTTCAACCTGTTGATTTACCTCTGCACGATCGCCAGTGTCCTGACGGTGGTTTTAGGTAGCGTTCAAAGCTGGCGGCAAGCGTACGGCGAGGTCTTCAATGGGCTGGAGTGGGGCTTTACGATCATTTTTAGTCTTGACTATTGCTTACGATTACTAGCTGCAACGAAGGTGCGGCGCTACGCCCTCAGCTTCTTTGGCTTGGTTGATTTAATCACGATCTTGCCAACCTATTTTTCAGCTCTGCTGCCCGGCTTTAACTCACTCTTGATTCTGCGATCGCTGCAGCTTTTAAGAATCTTTCGAGTCCTGAAACTTTTCCGGTTTGCAGAAGAGGCCAATCAACTTTGGCGATCGCTCCGCAGCAGTGTACGACGGATCACTGTTTTTCTCTGCGGTGTTTTTATTCTGCAATTAATTATTGCCAGCCTAATCTTTTCGATTGAGGGTAGTGATAATGGCTTCGACAGCATCCCCAAAACGCTCTATTGGACGATTGTCACAATGACGACAGTTGGCTACGGCGACCTGACGCCTCAAACACCCTTGGGTCGGCTGCTTGCCTCCGGCATTATGTTGCTGGGCTACGGAATCATTGCAGTTCCCAGCGGCTTTGTTGCCTACGATCTGGCGCAACTAGAGACACAAAAGCAACCAAGTTGTAGTCAATGTGGCACGGCGATCGCTTGTCCTGATGCTCGTTTTTGCCACCAGTGTGGTCAGGACCTATCAGCCTCAACACCTCCTCAGCCTGAAGCATAG
- a CDS encoding NAD(P)H-dependent oxidoreductase: MSTVANTLLDALNWRYAVKAFDPDRKIPAETWEVLQQALILTPSSYGLQPWKIIQVESPELRSQLREQSFNQGQVTDASHLIVFLARTSLTEAEVDRLIELTATTRSVAAEKLAGYRQMMIGDLVQGPRQAVIQYWAANQAYIALGNFLTAAALLGVDTCPLEGIIPTAYDEILQVKDSGYQTVVAAVAGYRSASDGYADLAKVRYPATELLETR; the protein is encoded by the coding sequence ATGTCGACTGTTGCTAACACGTTGCTCGATGCCTTGAATTGGCGCTACGCCGTCAAAGCTTTTGATCCCGATCGCAAAATTCCTGCTGAAACTTGGGAAGTTCTTCAGCAAGCGCTTATACTGACACCCTCTTCTTATGGGCTGCAACCTTGGAAAATTATCCAAGTGGAGTCTCCTGAGCTGCGATCGCAACTGCGGGAGCAGTCCTTTAATCAGGGTCAAGTCACCGATGCATCGCACCTAATTGTTTTTCTGGCGCGTACTTCACTGACGGAAGCCGAAGTCGATCGCCTGATTGAACTGACGGCAACGACGCGATCGGTCGCGGCTGAGAAGCTGGCTGGCTATCGGCAAATGATGATCGGCGATCTGGTTCAAGGCCCGCGCCAAGCCGTGATTCAGTACTGGGCCGCGAATCAGGCTTACATTGCGCTCGGGAATTTCCTGACGGCTGCTGCCTTGCTGGGCGTTGATACTTGCCCGCTGGAGGGAATCATCCCAACGGCCTACGACGAAATCCTGCAGGTCAAAGACAGTGGCTATCAGACGGTCGTAGCTGCTGTAGCGGGCTATCGGTCGGCCAGCGATGGCTACGCGGATTTGGCTAAGGTGCGCTATCCCGCGACAGAGCTGCTGGAAACCCGCTAG
- a CDS encoding DUF2214 family protein: MVTSAIVAYLHYLGFMLSFGALVLERRLLKAEPSINEAKLMIGTDIVYGLAALTILVTGVLRVLYFGQGVSFYMHNPVFLTKVSLYLAIGGLSLYPTISFIRWAFPLRDGKAPVISEAAAKRLGWVLNIEIAAFVILPLLAALMARGIGLQA, from the coding sequence ATGGTGACGAGTGCGATCGTGGCCTATCTGCATTACTTGGGCTTCATGCTCAGCTTTGGGGCACTCGTGCTGGAGCGGCGCCTGCTGAAGGCAGAACCCAGCATCAACGAGGCCAAGCTGATGATTGGCACCGATATTGTCTACGGGTTGGCAGCGCTGACGATTTTGGTGACTGGCGTCCTGCGCGTTCTCTACTTTGGGCAGGGTGTCAGCTTCTACATGCACAACCCCGTCTTCCTCACTAAAGTCAGCCTCTACCTTGCGATCGGCGGCCTGTCGCTCTATCCCACGATCAGCTTTATTCGCTGGGCTTTTCCCCTGCGTGATGGCAAGGCACCCGTGATCAGCGAAGCTGCTGCTAAACGCTTGGGCTGGGTGCTGAATATTGAAATCGCTGCTTTCGTGATTCTGCCGCTGCTGGCGGCTTTGATGGCCCGCGGAATCGGTCTGCAAGCTTAA